Below is a window of Candidatus Methylomirabilota bacterium DNA.
TCATGCCGAGCAGCTCGCGCGGGCTGTAGGGCTTGGCGAGGTAGGCGGCGGCTCCCGCCTCCCGCGCCTTCTGCTCGTCCCCGGCGAGGGCGAACGAGGTGATCACGATGATGGGAACGTCGGCGGTCTCCGGCGCGGCCTTGAGCTGGCGCGTGGCCTCGAGCCCGGACAACCGGGGCAGCTGGATGTCCATGATGATCAGGTCCGGCCGCTCCGCGCGCGCGGTGGTGACACCCGCTTCCCCGTCGAACGCCTCGATCAGGCGGTACGAGGTGCGGCCGAGCAGCTGCCGGACGATCTTGCGATTGAACTCGTTGTCCTCGACGTACAGGACCGTCTTCACGCGGGCG
It encodes the following:
- a CDS encoding response regulator, which produces MKTVLYVEDNEFNRKIVRQLLGRTSYRLIEAFDGEAGVTTARAERPDLIIMDIQLPRLSGLEATRQLKAAPETADVPIIVITSFALAGDEQKAREAGAAAYLAKPYSPRELLGMIRDLAPES